The Campylobacter sp. CN_NE2 genome contains a region encoding:
- a CDS encoding adenylate kinase, which produces MVILITGASHTGKTLLAQKMVEIYKFSSFSIDHLKMGLIRSKNTNLTPNDDEALTPYLWQIVREIIKTAIENGQNLIIEGCYVPFSWRSDFSEKYLRQIRFIALAMSDKFIDENFDKIKKHSCDIENRLDDTTCTKENLKADNQNFIKGFLNNSEKIVLINDDYEKTINNLLSENLK; this is translated from the coding sequence ATGGTTATACTCATAACGGGCGCTTCGCACACGGGCAAAACGCTTTTAGCACAAAAAATGGTTGAAATTTATAAATTTTCGTCTTTTTCAATCGACCACCTAAAAATGGGGCTAATTCGCTCAAAAAATACAAATCTCACTCCAAATGACGATGAAGCACTAACGCCGTATCTGTGGCAAATCGTGCGTGAAATAATTAAAACCGCCATAGAAAATGGGCAAAATTTGATTATCGAAGGTTGTTATGTGCCGTTTTCTTGGCGGAGCGATTTTAGTGAAAAATATTTGCGCCAAATTCGTTTTATAGCCCTAGCGATGAGCGATAAATTTATCGATGAAAATTTTGATAAAATCAAAAAACATAGCTGTGATATAGAAAATAGGCTTGATGATACGACCTGCACAAAAGAAAATTTAAAAGCGGATAATCAAAATTTTATAAAGGGCTTTTTAAACAACAGCGAAAAAATCGTTTTAATAAACGATGATTACGAAAAAACTATAAATAATCTTTTAAGTGAGAATTTAAAATAA
- a CDS encoding FAD-dependent oxidoreductase, with amino-acid sequence MQEKHYEVVVVGGGISGCALLYTLARYTDIKSIALLEKYEGVATLNSKGTANSQTIHCGDIETNYTLEKARKTKRTSDMIIKYGLQHGYNEKFMFQGQKMAMGVGDEEVEAITQRFETFKELFPYLEFFDKNTLKEIEPRVIFDENGNERPENVVAMGVKSGVYTTVDYGAMSNSFIENAKKEAKKTCEVYLNSEVQNITKVGEKFYIRTANKLSLSADFVVVDAGAHSLWLAHKMGYGKDMGCLSVAGSFYLTKQKLLNGKVYMVQNPKLPFAALHGDPDILAGGCTRFGPTALAMPKLERYKGMRSFPEYLQTLNFSKEIAGILFDLFKDSEIRNYIFRNFAFEIPGYGAQLFIKDARKIVPSLRVEDVYYAKGFGGVRPQVLNKTEKKLMLGEASIDSGDGIIFNMTPSPGATSCLGNAERDAMKVCEFLGKKFDEKKFSAELVN; translated from the coding sequence ATGCAAGAAAAGCACTACGAAGTTGTCGTTGTCGGCGGCGGTATCAGCGGCTGTGCGTTGCTTTATACACTGGCGCGTTACACGGATATTAAAAGCATTGCCCTGCTAGAAAAATACGAAGGCGTTGCAACGCTAAATTCAAAAGGCACAGCAAATTCTCAAACTATCCACTGTGGCGATATAGAAACAAACTATACGCTTGAAAAGGCTAGAAAAACAAAGCGAACTTCCGATATGATTATCAAATACGGGCTTCAACACGGATATAATGAAAAGTTTATGTTCCAAGGTCAAAAAATGGCAATGGGCGTAGGCGATGAAGAAGTAGAAGCTATAACACAAAGATTTGAAACTTTCAAAGAACTATTTCCGTATTTGGAATTTTTTGACAAAAATACCCTAAAAGAGATCGAACCAAGAGTTATTTTTGATGAAAACGGCAATGAACGCCCTGAAAATGTCGTTGCAATGGGAGTTAAAAGCGGAGTTTATACAACGGTTGATTATGGTGCAATGTCAAATTCGTTTATAGAAAATGCAAAAAAAGAAGCTAAAAAAACTTGCGAAGTTTATCTAAACTCAGAAGTGCAAAATATCACAAAAGTGGGCGAAAAATTCTATATTCGCACGGCAAATAAGCTTTCGCTTAGTGCCGATTTTGTCGTAGTTGATGCAGGAGCTCACTCGCTTTGGTTAGCGCACAAAATGGGATACGGCAAAGATATGGGCTGTTTATCTGTTGCCGGAAGTTTTTATCTAACTAAACAAAAACTTCTAAATGGAAAAGTTTATATGGTTCAAAATCCAAAACTTCCGTTTGCCGCACTTCACGGCGATCCTGATATTTTAGCAGGTGGTTGCACTCGCTTCGGACCAACAGCTCTTGCTATGCCAAAATTAGAGCGATACAAAGGCATGAGAAGCTTCCCAGAATACTTACAAACTTTGAATTTTAGCAAAGAAATTGCCGGAATTTTGTTTGATTTATTTAAAGATAGCGAGATTAGAAACTATATTTTTAGAAATTTTGCATTTGAAATTCCGGGATACGGCGCACAACTTTTTATAAAAGATGCTAGAAAAATCGTTCCATCTCTTCGCGTTGAAGATGTTTATTATGCCAAAGGCTTTGGCGGCGTTAGACCGCAAGTTTTAAATAAAACAGAGAAAAAACTAATGCTAGGCGAAGCTAGTATTGATTCTGGCGATGGAATTATCTTTAATATGACGCCAAGTCCGGGCGCAACTAGCTGTCTAGGAAATGCGGAACGAGATGCGATGAAAGTTTGCGAATTCTTAGGCAAAAAATTCGACGAGAAAAAATTTAGCGCTGAGCTTGTTAATTAA